The DNA sequence TATCATGGGAAACATTGTGACATTCCGTGTCCGGTACAGTGTGCAACATGTGATCGTCTAAATACGAAATGCACATCCTGTGACAAAGGTTGGTACGGTAATACTTGCAATATACCGTGTCACAGTAATTGTTTCTCTTGTTCAAAAGCTACAGGGGTATGTTCGAGCTGTGAAGATGGCTGGTATGGGACCAATTGTAGCGTACAGTGCTCCGTAGGATGCAACAGATATTATTGTTCGAGGTTAAGCGGATACTGTTCAAGTTGTAAAGTAGGCTGGTTTGGGTCAAACTGTGAAAAACAATGTCCATCAAACTGTCATAACGGCTGTCATAAAACTTCAGGTGTCTGCAATTACTGCAATTCTGGGTTTTGGGGCTCTACATGTTCAAGTGTTTGCCCGAAAAACTGTGAAAGTTGTGATAAATCTGACGGaacatgtttgttttgtcctaATGGGTTTTGGGGAAGTAACTGTTTGCAAACGTGCAGTTCTAACGATTGTAAAATGTGTGATAAAGATACAGGTAGTTGTGAAGTTTGCAGCTCTGGTTTTTGGGGTCCTAATTGTAACTACAGATGCAACAACTGCTCAACTGGAAAGTGCGACATTTCCACCGGCGTTTGCGAGACCTGCCCAGATGGGTTTGCAGGAGAACATTGCAATATAAAGTGTGATATTTCAAACTGTTACAACTGGTATTGTGACAAAAAACATGGATTTGCGTGCTCAAGTTGCAATAGCGGATTTTGGGGAACATTTTGTGAGAAACAATGCAGTATGAATAACACCTGTAGGTACTGCGACAAAAAGACGGGAAATTGTCAGTCTTGTAATGCAGGATTTTGGGGAACATTGTGCGAGAACAAATGCATGGAAAGTATCGGATGTAGATATTGTGAGAGGAACACCGGAATATGTAGTTCATGTGAAAGTGGATATTGGGGAAATGGTTGTGAGAAAGAATGTAATAACAATTGCCAAAGTACTTGCAATAGAGTTACAGGAAAATGTTCGTCTTGCAAAACTCTATTTTGGGGATCATTTTGTGATAAGAAATGTACGGAAAATAGCAGATGTACTTATTGCGACGGGAATACGGGAATATGTACTTCATGCGTTAGTGGATATTGGGGAACAGATTGTGAGAAGAATTGTAATAAAAACTGCCGCAATAGCTGcaataaaaatacaggaaaatgTTCGTCATGCAAGGCTggattttggggaaaattttgtgAGAATAAATGCTTGGTAGGAGAAAGGTGTCTTTATTGCGGAAAGTCCAATGGAAAATGTGAAACATGCGTAATGGGTTTCTGGGGTAGTTCGTGTGAAACAAATTGCACCTCAAGTTGCGCAAGAACTTGCGATAAAGAGACTGGAACATGTTTATCA is a window from the Mercenaria mercenaria strain notata chromosome 7, MADL_Memer_1, whole genome shotgun sequence genome containing:
- the LOC123555540 gene encoding multiple epidermal growth factor-like domains protein 6 — protein: MLTLFLKTICDTSIMDIRTVILLAAVVMSLGHLSASQNINCARGTWGADCNNACSERCSYIGCDKVTGSCLECDSGYHGKHCDIPCPVQCATCDRLNTKCTSCDKGWYGNTCNIPCHSNCFSCSKATGVCSSCEDGWYGTNCSVQCSVGCNRYYCSRLSGYCSSCKVGWFGSNCEKQCPSNCHNGCHKTSGVCNYCNSGFWGSTCSSVCPKNCESCDKSDGTCLFCPNGFWGSNCLQTCSSNDCKMCDKDTGSCEVCSSGFWGPNCNYRCNNCSTGKCDISTGVCETCPDGFAGEHCNIKCDISNCYNWYCDKKHGFACSSCNSGFWGTFCEKQCSMNNTCRYCDKKTGNCQSCNAGFWGTLCENKCMESIGCRYCERNTGICSSCESGYWGNGCEKECNNNCQSTCNRVTGKCSSCKTLFWGSFCDKKCTENSRCTYCDGNTGICTSCVSGYWGTDCEKNCNKNCRNSCNKNTGKCSSCKAGFWGKFCENKCLVGERCLYCGKSNGKCETCVMGFWGSSCETNCTSSCARTCDKETGTCLSCKPGFMGLNCDTACGNENCEICKRYGDSHLCTKCRAGFWGQKCNIRCKSERCIECHIDEGHCTLCDDGFWGTSCHFRCSEVCQCCSSASGTCSQEHFCLGTNKFYNTAEVPAQTNSTLVTVGIALIGCSVVVLFVAIGVSCMIRRRSKQKAAAATSEGNGVGQQSVSYTVDRKKKAKIEIPPFHAGKDNHTYEIPETNNGSEEDYENIY